From a single Brassica rapa cultivar Chiifu-401-42 chromosome A01, CAAS_Brap_v3.01, whole genome shotgun sequence genomic region:
- the LOC103853098 gene encoding transcription factor bHLH27 isoform X1 translates to MEDLDHEYKNYWETTMFFQNQELEFDSYKFSWPLEEAFSGSGESSSPDGAATSPVTSKNVASERKRREKLNQRLFALRSVVPNISKLDKASIIRDSINYLQDLIDQEKKLEAEIRELESRSMLLDNPTRDYDCINNFPGNQQQDLSGINAMRSKKSRQMDYNTFGSSITRVHNHSLIEVLEMTVTCMGEKTVVVCITCSKKRETMLQLCKLLESLNLNILTTNFSSFSSRLSTTLFLQANEEEKSTVETKIQTAIAAYNDPNSFTNF, encoded by the exons ATGGAAGATCTTGACCATGAGTACAAGAATTATTGGGAAACCACAATGTTTTTCCAAAATCAAGAACTCGAATTTGACAG ttataaatttagcTGGCCGCTAGAAGAAGCTTTTTCGGGTTCCGGCGAGTCAAGTTCGCCGGACGGAGCAGCAACGTCGCCGGTGACTTCAAAGAACGTTGCCTCTGAGAGGAAGAGACGGGAAAAGCTTAACCAGAGACTCTTTGCTCTCCGATCTGTCGTTCCCAATATAAGCAAG ttggaCAAGGCATCTATCATCAGAGATTCAATAAACTATCTGCAAGACCTTATTGACCAAGAGAAGAAACTGGAAGCAGAGATCAGAGAGCTCGAATCACGATCAATGTTGCTAGATAACCCTACAAGAGATTACGATTGCATCAATAATTTCCCGGGAAATCAGCAGCAAGATCTCTCCGGCATTAATGCCATGAGATCAAAGAAGTCCAGGCAGATGGATTACAATACTTTTGGATCATCAATCACTAGAGTGCATAATCACTCCCTCATCGAAGTTCTCGAA atgACGGTGACATGTATGGGAGAGAAGACAGTGGTGGTATGCATAACATGTAGCAAGAAGAGAGAGACAATGTTGCAGCTTTGTAAATTGTTGGAGTCTTTGAATCTCAACATTCTCACTACTAACTTCTCTTCCTTCTCATCTCGTCTCTCTACCACTCTCTTCCTCCAG GCgaatgaagaagagaagagtaCAGTAGAGACAAAGATACAAACGGCAATTGCAGCTTATAATGATCCAAATAGTTTTACCAACTTCTAA
- the LOC117125709 gene encoding uncharacterized protein LOC117125709 isoform X1 — translation MEEELRDMKAHKAYISMVDFVAEAQQGIPKLCPCGSITKETVDEEDTYDYLPGKRYFICKDFENDGLHFRQPWVTGVTEEVERLKLRVHEHEKLLRECEALKVRFNCQFHNKVSCLYYISKPLFGLPVLCTGTGCNAGKAGDRT, via the exons ATGGAGGAAGAACTTCGAGATATGAAAGCACACAAAGCGTACATCAGCATGGTTGATTTCGTTGCAGAAGCGCAACAGGGCATTCCCAAACTGTGCCCCTGTGGCTCAATCACGAAGGAAACCGTTGATGAAGAGGACACTTACGACTACCTCCCTGGGAAAAGATACTTCATCTGCAAAGACTTCGAG AATGACGGACTTCATTTCAGGCAACCATGGGTTACGGGTGTGACAGAAGAGGTTGAGAGGCTGAAACTACGGGTTCACGAGCATGAGAAGCTTCTCAGAGAGTGTGAGGCACTTAAGGTGAGATTCAATTGTCAGTTTCATAATAAAGTTAGTTGTTTGTACTACATTTCTAAACCATTGTTTGGTTTACCTGTTCTCTGTACAGGCACAGGTTGCAATGCTGGTAAAGCGGGTGACAGAACTTGA
- the LOC103853065 gene encoding pathogenesis-related homeodomain protein isoform X2: MKKSVTKGRIEKETDKACVSVEKAESTLLSSLVKKGKQTSNKRKYTKRKSEEEISSKSNKRKYSRCNEEEEEEKGKKTRKRKRKRQQKGNKVEEEEVDEALRLQRRTRYLLIKMKMQQNLIDAYAAEGWKGQSREKIRPDKELERARKHIFDCKLGLRDAIHQLDLLSSVGRMEEKVMAPDGSIHHDHIFCAECNSREAFPDNDIILCDGTCNRAFHQKCLDPPLETESIPPGDQGWFCKFCDCKIEIIDAMNAQIGTQFSVDSNWQDIFNEEASLPVGCEATLNKEADWPSDDSEDGDYDPETKDKSSSKSDSGGGGGDNDGESVSSSSVSLASDGVALSTGSWEGGNMVDSEETSNEETVCGPRQRKTVDYTKLYHEMFGKDAVLQEQGSEDEDWGPSDRRKRKKESDGASTLVAVCENSKKDQDVKETPEQTQHSERDSVSVEGKVGKRPMFRIPRAAVEKLRQVFVENELPSKAVRDSLSKELSLDPEKVSKWFKNARYMALRNRKTESMKQPEGSKAGSGDSGREAVLVEKNTERNETQGSVDETTKDKNTGANENHETLDQTVTEENTVTNEVQDTLDEPVMEENSGTNEFQDTLDGTVMEENTEAPKIQDTLVETFMEKNSETNEIQDPTDETVMEYTETKEVQDTVDVENNSETNEMQGTMEINEIHDDTMDETVPLRYDDFTDQTTVSACNDKQEETEDANDSFPTPPEDESQQYLEQKDSSFALVPHEELTSEMSVETPIEDKEAESQLKEEEELEALMEVLCRAENKLMDVTHRLERFRTPKGRKKLSKSSSCLSEEDYVVYVPTAEIKVKR, from the exons ATGAAGAAGAGTGTAACCAAGGGGAGGATCGAGAAAGAAACAGATAAGGCTTGTGTTTCGGTTGAGAAAGCTGAGTCTACTCTACTCTCATCTCTTGTGAAGAAAGGAAAACAAACATCGAACAAGAGAAAGTACACTAAGCGCAAATCCGAGGAAGAAATAAGTTCGAAATCAAACAAGAGGAAGTATTCTCGTTGcaatgaggaggaggaggaggagaagggtAAGAAAACGAGGAAGAGGAAAAGGAAGAGACAGCAAAAGGGTAATAAggttgaggaggaggaggtagATGAAGCGTTACGGTTGCAGAGGCGAACAAGGTATTTGCTTATTAAGATGAAGATGCAGCAGAATCTCATCGATGCTTACGCAGCTGAAGGGTGGAAAGGTCAGAG CCGGGAAAAGATAAGACCAGACAAGGAGCTTGAGAGAGCACGGAAACATATCTTCGACTGCAAGCTTGGACTACGCGACGCCATTCATCAGTTAGATCTTCTTAGCTCGGTGGGAAGGATGGAGGAGAAAGTTATGGCTCCAGATGGTTCTATTCATCATGACCAT ATATTTTGTGCGGAGTGCAACTCGCGAGAGGCTTTTCCGGACAACGATATAATACTTTGCGATGGAACGTGTAACCGTGCGTTTCACCAGAAGTGTCTTGACCCTCCTTTGGAAACAGAAAGCA TACCTCCTGGAGATCAAGGCTGGTTTTGCAAATTTTGTGATTGCAAAATTGAAATCATCGACGCAATGAATGCGCAGATAGGAACTCAGTTCTCTGTGGATAGCAACTGGCAG GATATTTTTAATGAAGAAGCTAGTCTTCCTGTTGGATGTGAAGCTACACTTAACAAAGAAGCGGATTGGCCTTCGGATGACTCTGAGGATGGTGATTATGACCCTGAAACGAAGGATAAAAGCAGCAGCAAAAGCgatagtggtggtggtggtggtgataaTGATGGGGAAAGCGTTTCGAGTAGTAGCGTGAGTTTAGCATCTGACGGTGTAGCACTTTCAACAGGATCGTGGGAAGGTGGCAATATGGTGGATTCAGAGGAGACGAGTAACGAAGAAACTGTGTGCGGACCAAGACAGAGGAAGACTGTTGACTATACTAAACTATACCAT GAAATGTTTGGGAAAGATGCTGTTCTGCAAGAGCAAGGTAGTGAAGACGAAGATTGGGGTCCGAGTGACAGAAGGAAGAGAAAAAAGGAATCTGATGGAGCAAGCACACTGGTAGCTGTGTGTGAGAACAGCAAGAAAGATCAAGATGTTAAGGAAACACCAGAACAGACTCAACATAGTGAGAGAGATTCTGTCTCTGTAGAAGGCAAAGTAGGGAAGAGACCAATGTTTAGAATCCCAAGAGCTGCAGTTGAG AAGCTACGTCAAGTGTTTGTAGAGAATGAGCTTCCTTCCAAAGCTGTGAGGGATAGTCTTTCAAAAGAGTTGAGTCTTGACCCAGAGAAG gttaGCAAATGGTTCAAAAATGCGCGGTATATGGCATTGAGGAATAGGAAG ACGGAAAGTATGAAACAACCTGAAGGGTCGAAGGCGGGGTCTGGAGATTCTGGACGAGAAGCAGTCTTGGTGGAAAAAAACACAGAAAGAA ATGAAACTCAAGGCTCTGTGGACGAGACTACCAAGGACAAAAACACAGGAGCAAATGAAAATCATGAAACCTTGGACCAGACTGTTACAGAGGAAAACACAGTAACAAATGAAGTTCAAGATACCTTGGACGAGCCTGTCATGGAGGAAAACTCAGGAACAAACGAATTTCAAGATACCTTGGACGGGACTGTCATGGAGGAAAACACAGAAGCACCAAAGATTCAAGATACCTTGGTTGAGACTTTCAtggagaaaaattcagaaacaaatGAGATTCAAGATCCAACGGACGAGACTGTCATGGAGTACACAGAAACAAAGGAAGTGCAAGATACTGTAGACGTGGAGAACAACTCAGAAACAAATGAAATGCAAGGCACCATGGAAATAAATGAAATTCATGATGATACCATGGACGAGACTGTTCCACTCAGATATGATGATTTTACGGATCAGACGACAGTTTCTGCCTGTAATGATAAGCAGGAGGAAACTGAAGACGCCAATGACTCCTTTCCTACTCCCCCAGAAGATGAAAGTCAACAGTATCTTGAACAGAAAGACTCTTCTTTCGCTCTAGTG CCGCATGAAGAGCTAACCAGCGAAATGAGCGTAGAGACGCCTATTGAGGATAAGGAGGCAGAGAGCCAGTTAAAGGAAGAGGAAGAATTGGAAGCGTTGATGGAGGTTCTTTGTAGAGCAGAAAACAAGTTAATGGATGTAACGCATAGGCTTGAGAGATTTAGAACACCGAAAGGCCGTAAAAAGTTAAGCAAGTCTTCTTCTTGTTTATCTGAAGAAGACTATGTAGTGTATGTACCAACAGCAGAGATCAAAGTGAAAAGGTGA
- the LOC117125709 gene encoding uncharacterized protein LOC117125709 isoform X2: MEEELRDMKAHKAYISMVDFVAEAQQGIPKLCPCGSITKETVDEEDTYDYLPGKRYFICKDFENDGLHFRQPWVTGVTEEVERLKLRVHEHEKLLRECEALKAQVAMLVKRVTELELLH, from the exons ATGGAGGAAGAACTTCGAGATATGAAAGCACACAAAGCGTACATCAGCATGGTTGATTTCGTTGCAGAAGCGCAACAGGGCATTCCCAAACTGTGCCCCTGTGGCTCAATCACGAAGGAAACCGTTGATGAAGAGGACACTTACGACTACCTCCCTGGGAAAAGATACTTCATCTGCAAAGACTTCGAG AATGACGGACTTCATTTCAGGCAACCATGGGTTACGGGTGTGACAGAAGAGGTTGAGAGGCTGAAACTACGGGTTCACGAGCATGAGAAGCTTCTCAGAGAGTGTGAGGCACTTAAG GCACAGGTTGCAATGCTGGTAAAGCGGGTGACAGAACTTGAGTTACTGCACTAA
- the LOC103853065 gene encoding pathogenesis-related homeodomain protein isoform X3: MKKSVTKGRIEKETDKACVSVEKAESTLLSSLVKKGKQTSNKRKYTKRKSEEEISSKSNKRKYSRCNEEEEEEKGKKTRKRKRKRQQKGNKVEEEEVDEALRLQRRTRYLLIKMKMQQNLIDAYAAEGWKGQSREKIRPDKELERARKHIFDCKLGLRDAIHQLDLLSSVGRMEEKVMAPDGSIHHDHIFCAECNSREAFPDNDIILCDGTCNRAFHQKCLDPPLETESIPPGDQGWFCKFCDCKIEIIDAMNAQIGTQFSVDSNWQDIFNEEASLPVGCEATLNKEADWPSDDSEDGDYDPETKDKSSSKSDSGGGGGDNDGESVSSSSVSLASDGVALSTGSWEGGNMVDSEETSNEETVCGPRQRKTVDYTKLYHEMFGKDAVLQEQGSEDEDWGPSDRRKRKKESDGASTLVAVCENSKKDQDVKETPEQTQHSERDSVSVEGKVGKRPMFRIPRAAVEKLRQVFVENELPSKAVRDSLSKELSLDPEKVSKWFKNARYMALRNRKTESMKQPEGSKAGSGDSGREAVLVEKNTERNETRCIVDESVMEENTETNETQGSVDETTKDKNTGANENHETLDQTVTEENTVTNEVQDTLDEPVMEENSETNEIQDPTDETVMEYTETKEVQDTVDVENNSETNEMQGTMEINEIHDDTMDETVPLRYDDFTDQTTVSACNDKQEETEDANDSFPTPPEDESQQYLEQKDSSFALVPHEELTSEMSVETPIEDKEAESQLKEEEELEALMEVLCRAENKLMDVTHRLERFRTPKGRKKLSKSSSCLSEEDYVVYVPTAEIKVKR, translated from the exons ATGAAGAAGAGTGTAACCAAGGGGAGGATCGAGAAAGAAACAGATAAGGCTTGTGTTTCGGTTGAGAAAGCTGAGTCTACTCTACTCTCATCTCTTGTGAAGAAAGGAAAACAAACATCGAACAAGAGAAAGTACACTAAGCGCAAATCCGAGGAAGAAATAAGTTCGAAATCAAACAAGAGGAAGTATTCTCGTTGcaatgaggaggaggaggaggagaagggtAAGAAAACGAGGAAGAGGAAAAGGAAGAGACAGCAAAAGGGTAATAAggttgaggaggaggaggtagATGAAGCGTTACGGTTGCAGAGGCGAACAAGGTATTTGCTTATTAAGATGAAGATGCAGCAGAATCTCATCGATGCTTACGCAGCTGAAGGGTGGAAAGGTCAGAG CCGGGAAAAGATAAGACCAGACAAGGAGCTTGAGAGAGCACGGAAACATATCTTCGACTGCAAGCTTGGACTACGCGACGCCATTCATCAGTTAGATCTTCTTAGCTCGGTGGGAAGGATGGAGGAGAAAGTTATGGCTCCAGATGGTTCTATTCATCATGACCAT ATATTTTGTGCGGAGTGCAACTCGCGAGAGGCTTTTCCGGACAACGATATAATACTTTGCGATGGAACGTGTAACCGTGCGTTTCACCAGAAGTGTCTTGACCCTCCTTTGGAAACAGAAAGCA TACCTCCTGGAGATCAAGGCTGGTTTTGCAAATTTTGTGATTGCAAAATTGAAATCATCGACGCAATGAATGCGCAGATAGGAACTCAGTTCTCTGTGGATAGCAACTGGCAG GATATTTTTAATGAAGAAGCTAGTCTTCCTGTTGGATGTGAAGCTACACTTAACAAAGAAGCGGATTGGCCTTCGGATGACTCTGAGGATGGTGATTATGACCCTGAAACGAAGGATAAAAGCAGCAGCAAAAGCgatagtggtggtggtggtggtgataaTGATGGGGAAAGCGTTTCGAGTAGTAGCGTGAGTTTAGCATCTGACGGTGTAGCACTTTCAACAGGATCGTGGGAAGGTGGCAATATGGTGGATTCAGAGGAGACGAGTAACGAAGAAACTGTGTGCGGACCAAGACAGAGGAAGACTGTTGACTATACTAAACTATACCAT GAAATGTTTGGGAAAGATGCTGTTCTGCAAGAGCAAGGTAGTGAAGACGAAGATTGGGGTCCGAGTGACAGAAGGAAGAGAAAAAAGGAATCTGATGGAGCAAGCACACTGGTAGCTGTGTGTGAGAACAGCAAGAAAGATCAAGATGTTAAGGAAACACCAGAACAGACTCAACATAGTGAGAGAGATTCTGTCTCTGTAGAAGGCAAAGTAGGGAAGAGACCAATGTTTAGAATCCCAAGAGCTGCAGTTGAG AAGCTACGTCAAGTGTTTGTAGAGAATGAGCTTCCTTCCAAAGCTGTGAGGGATAGTCTTTCAAAAGAGTTGAGTCTTGACCCAGAGAAG gttaGCAAATGGTTCAAAAATGCGCGGTATATGGCATTGAGGAATAGGAAG ACGGAAAGTATGAAACAACCTGAAGGGTCGAAGGCGGGGTCTGGAGATTCTGGACGAGAAGCAGTCTTGGTGGAAAAAAACACAGAAAGAAATGAGACTCGATGTATTGTTGACGAGAGTGTCATGGAGGAAAACACAGAAACAAATGAAACTCAAGGCTCTGTGGACGAGACTACCAAGGACAAAAACACAGGAGCAAATGAAAATCATGAAACCTTGGACCAGACTGTTACAGAGGAAAACACAGTAACAAATGAAGTTCAAGATACCTTGGACGAGCCTGTCATGGAGGAAAAC tcagaaacaaatGAGATTCAAGATCCAACGGACGAGACTGTCATGGAGTACACAGAAACAAAGGAAGTGCAAGATACTGTAGACGTGGAGAACAACTCAGAAACAAATGAAATGCAAGGCACCATGGAAATAAATGAAATTCATGATGATACCATGGACGAGACTGTTCCACTCAGATATGATGATTTTACGGATCAGACGACAGTTTCTGCCTGTAATGATAAGCAGGAGGAAACTGAAGACGCCAATGACTCCTTTCCTACTCCCCCAGAAGATGAAAGTCAACAGTATCTTGAACAGAAAGACTCTTCTTTCGCTCTAGTG CCGCATGAAGAGCTAACCAGCGAAATGAGCGTAGAGACGCCTATTGAGGATAAGGAGGCAGAGAGCCAGTTAAAGGAAGAGGAAGAATTGGAAGCGTTGATGGAGGTTCTTTGTAGAGCAGAAAACAAGTTAATGGATGTAACGCATAGGCTTGAGAGATTTAGAACACCGAAAGGCCGTAAAAAGTTAAGCAAGTCTTCTTCTTGTTTATCTGAAGAAGACTATGTAGTGTATGTACCAACAGCAGAGATCAAAGTGAAAAGGTGA
- the LOC103853065 gene encoding pathogenesis-related homeodomain protein isoform X1, producing the protein MKKSVTKGRIEKETDKACVSVEKAESTLLSSLVKKGKQTSNKRKYTKRKSEEEISSKSNKRKYSRCNEEEEEEKGKKTRKRKRKRQQKGNKVEEEEVDEALRLQRRTRYLLIKMKMQQNLIDAYAAEGWKGQSREKIRPDKELERARKHIFDCKLGLRDAIHQLDLLSSVGRMEEKVMAPDGSIHHDHIFCAECNSREAFPDNDIILCDGTCNRAFHQKCLDPPLETESIPPGDQGWFCKFCDCKIEIIDAMNAQIGTQFSVDSNWQDIFNEEASLPVGCEATLNKEADWPSDDSEDGDYDPETKDKSSSKSDSGGGGGDNDGESVSSSSVSLASDGVALSTGSWEGGNMVDSEETSNEETVCGPRQRKTVDYTKLYHEMFGKDAVLQEQGSEDEDWGPSDRRKRKKESDGASTLVAVCENSKKDQDVKETPEQTQHSERDSVSVEGKVGKRPMFRIPRAAVEKLRQVFVENELPSKAVRDSLSKELSLDPEKVSKWFKNARYMALRNRKTESMKQPEGSKAGSGDSGREAVLVEKNTERNETRCIVDESVMEENTETNETQGSVDETTKDKNTGANENHETLDQTVTEENTVTNEVQDTLDEPVMEENSGTNEFQDTLDGTVMEENTEAPKIQDTLVETFMEKNSETNEIQDPTDETVMEYTETKEVQDTVDVENNSETNEMQGTMEINEIHDDTMDETVPLRYDDFTDQTTVSACNDKQEETEDANDSFPTPPEDESQQYLEQKDSSFALVPHEELTSEMSVETPIEDKEAESQLKEEEELEALMEVLCRAENKLMDVTHRLERFRTPKGRKKLSKSSSCLSEEDYVVYVPTAEIKVKR; encoded by the exons ATGAAGAAGAGTGTAACCAAGGGGAGGATCGAGAAAGAAACAGATAAGGCTTGTGTTTCGGTTGAGAAAGCTGAGTCTACTCTACTCTCATCTCTTGTGAAGAAAGGAAAACAAACATCGAACAAGAGAAAGTACACTAAGCGCAAATCCGAGGAAGAAATAAGTTCGAAATCAAACAAGAGGAAGTATTCTCGTTGcaatgaggaggaggaggaggagaagggtAAGAAAACGAGGAAGAGGAAAAGGAAGAGACAGCAAAAGGGTAATAAggttgaggaggaggaggtagATGAAGCGTTACGGTTGCAGAGGCGAACAAGGTATTTGCTTATTAAGATGAAGATGCAGCAGAATCTCATCGATGCTTACGCAGCTGAAGGGTGGAAAGGTCAGAG CCGGGAAAAGATAAGACCAGACAAGGAGCTTGAGAGAGCACGGAAACATATCTTCGACTGCAAGCTTGGACTACGCGACGCCATTCATCAGTTAGATCTTCTTAGCTCGGTGGGAAGGATGGAGGAGAAAGTTATGGCTCCAGATGGTTCTATTCATCATGACCAT ATATTTTGTGCGGAGTGCAACTCGCGAGAGGCTTTTCCGGACAACGATATAATACTTTGCGATGGAACGTGTAACCGTGCGTTTCACCAGAAGTGTCTTGACCCTCCTTTGGAAACAGAAAGCA TACCTCCTGGAGATCAAGGCTGGTTTTGCAAATTTTGTGATTGCAAAATTGAAATCATCGACGCAATGAATGCGCAGATAGGAACTCAGTTCTCTGTGGATAGCAACTGGCAG GATATTTTTAATGAAGAAGCTAGTCTTCCTGTTGGATGTGAAGCTACACTTAACAAAGAAGCGGATTGGCCTTCGGATGACTCTGAGGATGGTGATTATGACCCTGAAACGAAGGATAAAAGCAGCAGCAAAAGCgatagtggtggtggtggtggtgataaTGATGGGGAAAGCGTTTCGAGTAGTAGCGTGAGTTTAGCATCTGACGGTGTAGCACTTTCAACAGGATCGTGGGAAGGTGGCAATATGGTGGATTCAGAGGAGACGAGTAACGAAGAAACTGTGTGCGGACCAAGACAGAGGAAGACTGTTGACTATACTAAACTATACCAT GAAATGTTTGGGAAAGATGCTGTTCTGCAAGAGCAAGGTAGTGAAGACGAAGATTGGGGTCCGAGTGACAGAAGGAAGAGAAAAAAGGAATCTGATGGAGCAAGCACACTGGTAGCTGTGTGTGAGAACAGCAAGAAAGATCAAGATGTTAAGGAAACACCAGAACAGACTCAACATAGTGAGAGAGATTCTGTCTCTGTAGAAGGCAAAGTAGGGAAGAGACCAATGTTTAGAATCCCAAGAGCTGCAGTTGAG AAGCTACGTCAAGTGTTTGTAGAGAATGAGCTTCCTTCCAAAGCTGTGAGGGATAGTCTTTCAAAAGAGTTGAGTCTTGACCCAGAGAAG gttaGCAAATGGTTCAAAAATGCGCGGTATATGGCATTGAGGAATAGGAAG ACGGAAAGTATGAAACAACCTGAAGGGTCGAAGGCGGGGTCTGGAGATTCTGGACGAGAAGCAGTCTTGGTGGAAAAAAACACAGAAAGAAATGAGACTCGATGTATTGTTGACGAGAGTGTCATGGAGGAAAACACAGAAACAAATGAAACTCAAGGCTCTGTGGACGAGACTACCAAGGACAAAAACACAGGAGCAAATGAAAATCATGAAACCTTGGACCAGACTGTTACAGAGGAAAACACAGTAACAAATGAAGTTCAAGATACCTTGGACGAGCCTGTCATGGAGGAAAACTCAGGAACAAACGAATTTCAAGATACCTTGGACGGGACTGTCATGGAGGAAAACACAGAAGCACCAAAGATTCAAGATACCTTGGTTGAGACTTTCAtggagaaaaattcagaaacaaatGAGATTCAAGATCCAACGGACGAGACTGTCATGGAGTACACAGAAACAAAGGAAGTGCAAGATACTGTAGACGTGGAGAACAACTCAGAAACAAATGAAATGCAAGGCACCATGGAAATAAATGAAATTCATGATGATACCATGGACGAGACTGTTCCACTCAGATATGATGATTTTACGGATCAGACGACAGTTTCTGCCTGTAATGATAAGCAGGAGGAAACTGAAGACGCCAATGACTCCTTTCCTACTCCCCCAGAAGATGAAAGTCAACAGTATCTTGAACAGAAAGACTCTTCTTTCGCTCTAGTG CCGCATGAAGAGCTAACCAGCGAAATGAGCGTAGAGACGCCTATTGAGGATAAGGAGGCAGAGAGCCAGTTAAAGGAAGAGGAAGAATTGGAAGCGTTGATGGAGGTTCTTTGTAGAGCAGAAAACAAGTTAATGGATGTAACGCATAGGCTTGAGAGATTTAGAACACCGAAAGGCCGTAAAAAGTTAAGCAAGTCTTCTTCTTGTTTATCTGAAGAAGACTATGTAGTGTATGTACCAACAGCAGAGATCAAAGTGAAAAGGTGA
- the LOC103853098 gene encoding transcription factor bHLH27 isoform X2, whose amino-acid sequence MEDLDHEYKNYWETTMFFQNQELEFDSWPLEEAFSGSGESSSPDGAATSPVTSKNVASERKRREKLNQRLFALRSVVPNISKLDKASIIRDSINYLQDLIDQEKKLEAEIRELESRSMLLDNPTRDYDCINNFPGNQQQDLSGINAMRSKKSRQMDYNTFGSSITRVHNHSLIEVLEMTVTCMGEKTVVVCITCSKKRETMLQLCKLLESLNLNILTTNFSSFSSRLSTTLFLQANEEEKSTVETKIQTAIAAYNDPNSFTNF is encoded by the exons ATGGAAGATCTTGACCATGAGTACAAGAATTATTGGGAAACCACAATGTTTTTCCAAAATCAAGAACTCGAATTTGACAG cTGGCCGCTAGAAGAAGCTTTTTCGGGTTCCGGCGAGTCAAGTTCGCCGGACGGAGCAGCAACGTCGCCGGTGACTTCAAAGAACGTTGCCTCTGAGAGGAAGAGACGGGAAAAGCTTAACCAGAGACTCTTTGCTCTCCGATCTGTCGTTCCCAATATAAGCAAG ttggaCAAGGCATCTATCATCAGAGATTCAATAAACTATCTGCAAGACCTTATTGACCAAGAGAAGAAACTGGAAGCAGAGATCAGAGAGCTCGAATCACGATCAATGTTGCTAGATAACCCTACAAGAGATTACGATTGCATCAATAATTTCCCGGGAAATCAGCAGCAAGATCTCTCCGGCATTAATGCCATGAGATCAAAGAAGTCCAGGCAGATGGATTACAATACTTTTGGATCATCAATCACTAGAGTGCATAATCACTCCCTCATCGAAGTTCTCGAA atgACGGTGACATGTATGGGAGAGAAGACAGTGGTGGTATGCATAACATGTAGCAAGAAGAGAGAGACAATGTTGCAGCTTTGTAAATTGTTGGAGTCTTTGAATCTCAACATTCTCACTACTAACTTCTCTTCCTTCTCATCTCGTCTCTCTACCACTCTCTTCCTCCAG GCgaatgaagaagagaagagtaCAGTAGAGACAAAGATACAAACGGCAATTGCAGCTTATAATGATCCAAATAGTTTTACCAACTTCTAA